TCGACCTCACGATGGGATACTTCAACGCGATCTGGCAGGGCGATGCGAACTCCTATGCCCTGCAGGCGCTGGGCCAGACCGCCACGCCTCCGCTGGTGTTGAACGTCACGGGAACGGAAATCCTGTCCGTGCGCGACGTAGCGTTGCGTTTCGCATCATTGCTCGGCGGGCCGGCGCGTTTCTGCGGCGGGCCCGCGCCTGACGCGCTGCTCAGCAACGCATCGTGCTGCCACACCCTGCTGGGGCCGCCGCAAACACCCATTGCGCGCGTCATCGAATGGGTGGCGGAGTGGGTGCGCAGCGGCGGGCCCATGCTGAACAAGCCCACGCATTTCGAGGTGCGCGACGGCAAGTTCTGATGCCCGCGCCGCTTTTCTCAGGAATGAGACGCCGTTATACTTGCCGTTACCGGGAGGATGGCCGGGCGTGCCGCCACACTTGGACACAGCCATTCAAAGCGCGCTGACGGAAGGCGGGGTGATTCCCGCGCATCCGCTGGCGCTGAGCGGAAACCGCTGCCTGGACGAGCGGCGCCAGCGCGCATTGACCCGCTACTATATTGCTGCGGGCGCGACCGGCCTGGCGGTCGGCGTGCATACGACGCAGTTTGCCATTCGCGACCCCAGGATAGGCCTGTTTGCGCCCGTGCTCGCACTGGCCGCCGAAGAAATGGACCGCGCGGATGCGGGCCGCGCGGCGCCGCTGGTGCGCATCGGCGGCATCTGCGGAAGGACGGACCAGGCCGTACACGAGGCCGGGTTGTTGCATTCGCTGGGGTACCACGCCGGTCTGCTCAGCCTGGGCGCCTTGCGCGATGCGGACTTGGACGCTTTGCTCGACCACTGCCGCGCCGTGGCCGAGGTGGTCCCGGTCATGGGGTTCTATCTGCAGCCGTCCGTTGGCGGGCGCGTTCTGCCCCACACGTTCTGGCGGCGCTTCACGGAGATCGAGA
This region of Candidatus Hydrogenedentota bacterium genomic DNA includes:
- a CDS encoding dihydrodipicolinate synthase family protein, encoding MPPHLDTAIQSALTEGGVIPAHPLALSGNRCLDERRQRALTRYYIAAGATGLAVGVHTTQFAIRDPRIGLFAPVLALAAEEMDRADAGRAAPLVRIGGICGRTDQAVHEAGLLHSLGYHAGLLSLGALRDADLDALLDHCRAVAEVVPVMGFYLQPSVGGRVLPHTFWRRFTEIENVVAIKIAPFNRYQTLDVVRAVAEAGRDDIALYTGNDDNILIDLVTPYRCATGARVVER